One window of the Salvelinus fontinalis isolate EN_2023a chromosome 2, ASM2944872v1, whole genome shotgun sequence genome contains the following:
- the LOC129814690 gene encoding BTB/POZ domain-containing adapter for CUL3-mediated RhoA degradation protein 3-like, whose translation MEEMSGVSAVSSALPAATTRTTSFKGSCPSSKYVKLNVGGALYYTTMQTLTKQDTMLKAMFSGRMEVLTDSEGWILIDRCGKHFGTILNYLRDGAVPLPEIRREVEELLAEAKYYLVQGLADECHAALQNKDMYEPFCKVPLVTSSKEEQRLISTSNKPTVKLLYNRSNNKYSYTSNSDDNMLKNIELFDKLSLRFNGRVLFIKDVIGDEICCWSFYGQGRKIAEVCCTSIVYATEKKQTKVEFAEARIYEETLNILLYESQDGRGPDNALLEATGGAAGRSHHLDEDEERELIERVRRIHIKRPDDRTHHHQ comes from the exons ATG GAAGAGATGTCAGGAGTAAGTGCGGTGAGCTCGGCGTTGCCTGCGGCTACAACCCGTACCACCTCATTCAAAGGCTCCTGCCCCAGCTCGAAGTATGTGAAGCTGAACGTGGGCGGGGCGCTCTACTACACCACCATGCAGACCCTCACCAAGCAGGACACCATGCTCAAGGCCATGTTCAGCGGTAGGATGGAGGTCCTCACAGACAGCGAAG GCTGGATCCTTATTGACAGGTGTGGGAAGCACTTTGGGACCATTCTGAACTACCTGCGTGACGGTGCTGTACCTCTGCCTGAGATCCGGAGAGAGGTGGAAGAGCTCCTGGCAGAGGCCAAGTATTACCTGGTGCAGGGGTTAGCTGACGAGTGTCATGCTGCCTTACAG AACAAAGATATGTATGAGCCTTTCTGTAAAGTGCCCTTGGTCACATCATCAAAGGAAGAACAGAGACTCATATCTACCTCCAACAAg CCCACAGTCAAGCTGTTATACAACAGGAGCAACAACAAGTACTCTTACACCAG CAACTCCGATGACAACATGCTGAAAAACATAGAGCTGTTTGACAAGCTCTCTCTGCGGTTCAACGGCCGTGTGCTCTTCATCAAGGACGTGATCGGGGATGAGATCTGCTGCTGGTCATTCTATGGGCAGGGCCGTAAGATCGCTGAGGTGTGCTGTACCTCCATAGTCTACGCCACAGAGAAGAAGCAAACAAAG GTGGAGTTCGCAGAGGCTCGTATCTATGAGGAGACACTTAACATCCTGCTGTATGAGTCTCAGGATGGGCGTGGTCCAGACAACGCTCTACTGGAGGCTACAGGGGGTGCTGCAGGCCGATCCCATCACCTGGATGAGGACGAGGAACGGGAACTCATCGAGAGGGTGCGACGCATTCACATCAAACGCCCTGATGACCGCACCCACCACCACCAGTAA